The proteins below are encoded in one region of Rhodothermales bacterium:
- a CDS encoding YeeE/YedE thiosulfate transporter family protein: protein MIEFLSQPWPWYIAGPIIGLMVPALLLLTGKSFGVSSSLRHVCAAVAPGSNPYLKYDWKTEGGWNLLFVAGIVLGGFIAGAWLSNPDPIAISEATRADLAVYGIRDFTGMAPSELFSWQALGTLPGFVIMIVGGFLIGFGARYAGGCTSGHAIMGLATFQKASLYATIAFFIGGIIVTFLIYPILFN from the coding sequence ATGATTGAATTCCTTTCTCAACCCTGGCCCTGGTATATCGCGGGCCCCATCATCGGATTGATGGTGCCGGCGTTGCTGCTGTTGACCGGGAAGTCCTTTGGCGTTTCCTCAAGCCTGAGGCACGTGTGCGCGGCCGTCGCACCCGGCTCCAACCCCTACCTGAAGTACGACTGGAAAACGGAGGGTGGATGGAATCTGCTCTTCGTCGCCGGCATCGTGTTGGGCGGGTTTATCGCCGGCGCCTGGCTGTCCAACCCGGATCCGATCGCGATTTCGGAGGCGACTCGGGCGGATCTGGCGGTGTACGGTATCCGCGACTTCACCGGGATGGCGCCGAGCGAGTTGTTCTCATGGCAGGCGCTGGGAACCCTGCCCGGTTTCGTGATCATGATCGTGGGTGGTTTTCTGATCGGGTTCGGGGCGCGGTATGCCGGCGGGTGCACGTCCGGCCACGCCATCATGGGCCTGGCCACCTTCCAGAAGGCCTCGCTCTACGCCACGATCGCCTTCTTCATCGGAGGGATTATTGTTACCTTTCTGATTTACCCGATCCTGTTCAACTAG
- a CDS encoding molybdopterin-dependent oxidoreductase — protein sequence MTNRSNRLETFFARLLNRERNPVAPPREDGFGLPEFAPTDHKPESIPPAEMTTVLHPDGRMSQYPPADRWDDWVEWDGKLWPEKVARRYTLVPTTCFNCESACGLLAYVDRETLGVRKFEGNPHHPGSRGRNCAKGPATLNQTYDPERILYPLKRVGERGEGKWKRIGWEQALQEIGDKMRASRLQRRDGIMYHVGRPGEDGFTNRCIQAWGVDGHNSHTNICSAGARAGYFFWSAGDRPSPDYANARVILLISSHLETGHYFNPHAQRIIEGKEKGAKLITFDPRLSNTASKSDVWLPSWPGSEAAILLAISNYLIQNDRYDKDFVRRWVNWEETLAHFTSHPEPGLAWSPDHTPTFAAFDRLLKALYAEFTFERAAEESQVPIDRIRQTAEYVADAQGRLAAHVWRSAAIGNLGGWQVARCLFFLNVLTGSVGTKGGTSLNTWNKFVPKPFKIPPAFNAWNELHLPVEWPLAFYEMSFLLPHFLEEERGEIDVYFTRVYNPMWINPDGFMWMKALKDERKMKCHVALTPTWNESAWFADYVLPMGHAGERHDLMSQETHAGQWLSFRQPVQRVAMERLGRSVEFTYESNPGEVWEENEFWIQLSARMDPDGVLGIRPYFESPYRPGEIITVNEYYRWIFENSVPGLPAKAATEGLTPLAYMRKYGAFEVVSENYIPYEKPVEGGVDIEGVARAGFRTPSKKLEFFSPTLHAWGWPEKEYTIPWFLKSHVHPDNIDRAKGEMLLLPTFRLPTLIHTRSANAKWLYELSHKNPVWMHPIDARRLGIGTNDLVHVETEIGFFVDRVWITEGIKPGIIAMSHHLGRWRLKESEGVSRGASNLVELGEDGQGGQSLHVLHGATAWRSFDPDTSRIWWEDVGVHQNLTHGVHPDPISGAHCWHQKAFSVRKADAGDRHGDVFVDTRRSMQVYREWLALARPATRHSPDGLRRPYWLNRPLKPVKEAYALPAASPRGDGVRQ from the coding sequence ATGACTAATCGTTCAAATCGACTCGAAACCTTCTTCGCCCGGCTCCTCAACCGTGAGCGCAACCCCGTGGCGCCGCCGCGCGAGGACGGGTTCGGGCTGCCGGAGTTTGCGCCGACGGACCACAAGCCGGAATCCATCCCGCCGGCCGAGATGACCACCGTCCTCCACCCGGATGGACGCATGAGCCAGTACCCGCCGGCCGACCGGTGGGATGACTGGGTGGAGTGGGATGGCAAACTCTGGCCGGAAAAGGTCGCCCGCCGCTACACGCTGGTCCCGACCACCTGCTTCAACTGCGAAAGCGCCTGCGGACTGCTGGCGTATGTCGACCGCGAGACGCTCGGCGTCCGCAAGTTCGAGGGCAACCCGCATCACCCCGGCAGCCGGGGGCGCAACTGCGCCAAGGGGCCGGCCACCCTCAACCAGACGTACGACCCCGAACGCATCCTCTACCCCCTCAAACGGGTCGGTGAGCGCGGCGAAGGGAAGTGGAAGCGGATCGGCTGGGAGCAGGCGCTGCAGGAGATCGGGGATAAGATGCGCGCCAGCCGGCTTCAGCGGCGCGACGGCATCATGTACCACGTCGGCCGGCCGGGGGAGGACGGCTTCACGAACCGATGCATTCAGGCCTGGGGCGTCGATGGGCATAACAGCCACACCAACATCTGCTCGGCAGGCGCCCGTGCGGGGTATTTCTTCTGGTCCGCCGGCGACCGCCCGAGTCCGGACTACGCCAACGCCCGGGTCATCCTCCTCATCTCCAGCCACCTCGAAACCGGGCACTACTTCAACCCCCACGCCCAGCGCATCATCGAGGGGAAGGAAAAAGGCGCGAAGCTCATCACGTTCGACCCGCGCCTGAGCAACACCGCCTCGAAGAGCGACGTCTGGCTGCCCTCCTGGCCCGGCAGCGAGGCGGCCATCCTGCTCGCCATCTCGAATTATCTCATCCAGAACGATCGGTACGACAAAGACTTCGTCCGCCGGTGGGTGAACTGGGAAGAAACCCTGGCGCATTTCACGAGCCATCCTGAACCCGGCCTGGCCTGGTCTCCCGATCATACCCCGACCTTTGCCGCGTTCGACCGGCTCCTGAAAGCGCTCTACGCCGAGTTCACGTTCGAGCGCGCCGCGGAGGAGTCGCAGGTGCCCATCGACCGGATCCGGCAAACGGCGGAGTACGTGGCGGATGCGCAGGGCCGGCTCGCGGCGCACGTCTGGCGCAGCGCGGCCATCGGCAACCTGGGCGGCTGGCAGGTGGCGCGCTGTCTGTTTTTCCTGAACGTCCTCACAGGGAGTGTCGGGACGAAGGGTGGGACGTCGCTCAACACCTGGAATAAGTTCGTCCCGAAACCCTTCAAGATCCCGCCGGCCTTTAACGCATGGAACGAGCTCCATCTGCCCGTCGAGTGGCCGCTGGCGTTCTACGAGATGAGCTTCCTGCTGCCGCACTTCCTGGAAGAGGAGCGGGGGGAGATCGATGTCTATTTCACGCGTGTCTACAACCCGATGTGGATCAACCCCGACGGGTTTATGTGGATGAAGGCGCTGAAGGACGAGCGAAAGATGAAGTGCCATGTGGCGCTGACGCCGACCTGGAACGAGTCCGCCTGGTTCGCCGACTACGTGCTGCCCATGGGCCACGCCGGCGAGCGGCACGACCTGATGAGCCAGGAGACCCACGCCGGCCAGTGGCTCAGCTTCCGCCAGCCCGTGCAGCGCGTGGCGATGGAGCGCCTCGGGAGGTCGGTCGAGTTTACCTATGAGTCCAATCCTGGCGAGGTGTGGGAAGAAAACGAGTTCTGGATCCAGCTCTCCGCGCGGATGGACCCCGACGGCGTGCTGGGCATCCGGCCGTATTTCGAGAGCCCGTACCGGCCCGGCGAGATCATCACCGTCAACGAGTACTACCGCTGGATCTTCGAGAACAGCGTCCCGGGCCTGCCGGCGAAGGCGGCCACCGAGGGCCTCACCCCCCTCGCCTACATGCGAAAGTATGGCGCGTTCGAGGTGGTGAGCGAGAACTACATCCCCTACGAAAAGCCGGTGGAGGGCGGGGTGGACATCGAGGGCGTGGCGCGCGCCGGCTTCAGGACTCCCAGCAAAAAGCTGGAGTTTTTTAGTCCAACATTGCACGCCTGGGGCTGGCCGGAGAAGGAATACACGATCCCGTGGTTCCTCAAGAGCCACGTGCATCCGGACAACATCGACCGGGCGAAAGGGGAGATGCTGCTCCTGCCGACGTTCCGGCTGCCGACGCTCATCCACACCCGAAGCGCCAACGCGAAGTGGCTCTACGAACTGAGCCACAAAAACCCTGTGTGGATGCACCCGATCGACGCCCGCCGGCTCGGGATCGGGACGAACGACCTCGTCCACGTCGAAACCGAAATCGGTTTTTTTGTGGATCGGGTCTGGATCACCGAGGGCATCAAACCCGGCATCATCGCGATGAGCCACCACCTGGGACGTTGGCGGCTGAAGGAGTCCGAAGGCGTCAGCCGCGGCGCGTCGAACCTGGTGGAGTTGGGGGAAGATGGGCAGGGAGGCCAGTCGTTGCATGTGCTCCATGGCGCGACGGCCTGGCGCTCGTTCGATCCCGACACAAGCCGTATCTGGTGGGAAGACGTGGGTGTCCACCAGAACCTGACACACGGCGTCCACCCGGATCCCATCAGCGGGGCGCACTGCTGGCACCAGAAGGCCTTCAGCGTCCGCAAGGCCGACGCCGGCGACCGCCACGGGGACGTATTCGTTGATACCCGGCGCTCGATGCAGGTGTACCGCGAGTGGCTGGCGCTGGCCCGGCCAGCCACCCGGCACAGTCCGGACGGCCTCCGCCGGCCGTACTGGCTGAACAGGCCGCTGAAGCCGGTCAAGGAGGCCTACGCCTTGCCGGCGGCTTCGCCGCGTGGCGATGGCGTCAGGCAGTGA
- a CDS encoding DUF6691 family protein, whose product MTTATERLTLDSRTLLGQRPVEVALYLTLGVVFGIILTKTEVISWYRIQEMFRFQGFHMYGVIGSALVVAAASVALIQRTRLKTILGADIQVEIKPFDRGINQWAGGILFGFGWALTGACPGPLYALIGGGMPVFIVPLLSAIAGTWAYGALRHRLPH is encoded by the coding sequence ATGACTACGGCAACAGAACGTCTAACGCTCGATTCGCGCACCTTGCTGGGGCAGCGACCCGTTGAAGTCGCCCTGTACCTCACCCTGGGTGTGGTTTTTGGCATCATCCTGACAAAAACAGAGGTGATTTCCTGGTACAGGATCCAGGAGATGTTTCGCTTCCAGGGCTTCCACATGTATGGCGTGATCGGCAGCGCGCTGGTTGTCGCCGCCGCATCGGTGGCGCTGATCCAGCGGACACGGTTGAAGACGATACTTGGGGCGGACATCCAGGTGGAGATAAAGCCGTTTGACCGGGGCATCAACCAGTGGGCCGGCGGCATCCTATTCGGTTTTGGTTGGGCGTTGACCGGGGCGTGCCCCGGGCCGCTGTACGCCCTGATCGGCGGCGGGATGCCCGTCTTCATCGTGCCCCTTCTTTCCGCCATCGCCGGCACCTGGGCCTATGGCGCGCTCCGCCATCGCCTGCCTCACTAA
- a CDS encoding molecular chaperone TorD family protein, producing the protein MNEASLERARGLAYDSLGRWLSGAVDEALWQEVCGLFWPDAGGAFDADEEAARYQQLIGFNILPYASVYLEPEGQLGGAVSSDALAHYAGTGFSLPADASAPDHIAVELSYMHYLSGYRADALAAGATPAADRWGERFQLFLAHHALHWMPVFLLSLRRQGDDRYAVLADMLLEVVLDHHASLSSVPPAPHTRPAAPDILSRPDTGLKDIALYFTRPVWCGVFLGRDDIGRLGRSLTLPIGFGDRGQSMTNLLRAAVTYDRLPDLLAGLRYLIGSERFALEAIADAYASDTIAEAVQPWLIRMAGSIELIGRIESGAQGMVQSS; encoded by the coding sequence ATGAACGAAGCATCGCTCGAGCGTGCACGTGGCCTGGCCTACGATAGCCTGGGCCGCTGGCTGTCCGGCGCCGTGGATGAGGCGTTGTGGCAAGAGGTGTGTGGTCTGTTCTGGCCAGACGCCGGAGGCGCCTTCGATGCGGATGAGGAAGCGGCCCGGTACCAGCAGCTCATCGGATTCAACATCTTGCCCTACGCCAGTGTCTACCTCGAGCCCGAGGGCCAGCTCGGGGGGGCCGTCTCGTCGGATGCCCTGGCCCACTACGCCGGCACCGGCTTCTCGCTGCCCGCGGATGCGTCCGCGCCAGACCATATCGCCGTCGAACTGTCCTACATGCACTACCTGAGCGGCTACCGCGCCGATGCCCTGGCCGCCGGCGCGACGCCGGCCGCCGACCGATGGGGCGAACGGTTCCAACTATTCCTGGCCCATCATGCGCTCCACTGGATGCCGGTCTTCCTCCTGTCCCTCCGCCGGCAGGGCGACGACCGCTACGCCGTCCTGGCGGACATGCTGCTCGAGGTCGTACTCGACCATCACGCGTCGCTGTCCTCCGTTCCGCCCGCTCCCCATACCCGGCCGGCCGCACCCGATATCCTGAGCCGGCCCGACACCGGTCTGAAGGACATCGCCCTTTATTTCACTCGCCCGGTGTGGTGCGGCGTCTTCCTCGGGCGAGACGACATCGGCCGGCTTGGACGGTCCCTGACGCTACCCATCGGGTTCGGGGATCGGGGGCAGAGCATGACCAACTTGCTCCGAGCCGCCGTGACGTACGATCGGTTGCCCGACCTCCTCGCCGGCCTGCGCTACCTGATTGGCAGCGAGCGTTTCGCCCTGGAGGCGATCGCCGATGCCTACGCCTCCGACACGATCGCCGAGGCCGTGCAGCCCTGGCTTATACGCATGGCGGGATCGATCGAACTAATCGGGCGAATCGAATCCGGCGCGCAGGGGATGGTTCAATCCTCATAA
- the sulP gene encoding sulfate permease: MRLPAAEIHRLLRSLAYYARRSLPGDITAGLTVGIMLVPQGMAYAFLAGLPPIYGLYASLVPLLVYAIAGSSRHLAVGTTAVDSLIMGFALSALAQAGSERYIELALLYAFMVGTIHLALAAGRMGFLINLLSRPVILGFISAAATMIGFSQLSSILGLELERSQYIYDIVYSAARQIGDTHVLSLLIGLCGAFLLLILDRWRRIPAALLLVVLGIVVTGLFRLDLQGVAIVGAIPVGLPAFAAPVFDWGAIQTLAPTALMLALIQFSNVGSLAKSFAARHDYTIKPNRELLALGMANVAGSFFQSFPISGSVSRTAVNERAGAQTRAANAFAALLVGLTLLVLTPLLYYLPIPILAALIMVAAFGLIDVRELVQLYRMKRTDGHLAMMTFLMTLGFGLEAGILVGIAASVVAIMYRISRPNFAILGHLPGTRSFRDLNLYPEAREVEGVLVLRVDASFSYANADFLKDLILEKCDPVSNRVRGVVIDASSVNDLDTTAVTALFSIVDNLAKHHIALYFAGIHGSVEGVLRRSGLADRLGADRIFLSPYRAVRHIQGLPEIELGPKEAASLVYED; this comes from the coding sequence ATGCGCCTCCCGGCCGCCGAAATCCATCGACTCCTGCGCAGCCTGGCGTATTACGCCCGGCGCAGTTTACCGGGCGATATAACAGCGGGGCTCACGGTAGGCATCATGCTCGTGCCGCAGGGAATGGCGTATGCCTTCCTGGCGGGGCTGCCGCCCATTTACGGGCTCTATGCCTCGTTGGTACCGCTGCTCGTGTACGCCATCGCCGGCAGTTCGCGTCACCTCGCGGTGGGCACGACGGCGGTCGATAGCCTCATCATGGGCTTTGCGCTGAGCGCGCTGGCGCAGGCCGGCAGCGAGCGCTACATCGAACTGGCCTTGCTGTATGCATTTATGGTGGGGACGATTCACCTGGCGCTCGCCGCCGGCCGGATGGGCTTCCTGATCAACCTGCTCTCCCGCCCGGTCATCCTCGGGTTCATCTCCGCCGCCGCCACGATGATCGGCTTCAGTCAGCTATCGAGCATCCTGGGCCTCGAACTCGAGCGCAGCCAGTACATCTATGACATCGTCTACTCCGCCGCCCGCCAGATTGGCGACACGCACGTCCTCTCCCTCCTGATCGGTCTCTGCGGCGCGTTTCTCCTGCTCATCCTCGATCGCTGGCGGCGAATCCCCGCCGCGCTCCTGCTGGTCGTGCTCGGCATCGTCGTGACCGGGCTGTTCCGGTTGGATCTCCAGGGTGTGGCGATCGTCGGCGCCATCCCCGTCGGGCTGCCGGCTTTCGCGGCGCCGGTATTCGATTGGGGGGCCATCCAGACTCTCGCACCGACCGCGCTCATGCTGGCCCTCATCCAGTTCTCGAACGTAGGGTCCCTCGCGAAGTCGTTCGCGGCGCGGCACGACTACACCATCAAGCCCAACCGAGAGCTGTTGGCGCTCGGGATGGCGAACGTGGCCGGCAGCTTCTTCCAGAGTTTTCCTATCTCCGGCAGCGTCAGCCGGACGGCGGTGAACGAGCGCGCCGGCGCCCAGACGCGGGCCGCCAACGCGTTTGCGGCGCTACTCGTCGGCCTGACGCTGCTGGTCCTCACACCGCTGCTGTATTATCTCCCCATTCCCATCCTCGCCGCGCTCATCATGGTCGCCGCGTTCGGACTCATCGATGTGCGCGAGCTCGTACAGCTCTATCGGATGAAACGTACCGACGGCCATCTCGCCATGATGACGTTTCTCATGACGCTAGGCTTCGGCCTCGAGGCCGGCATCCTGGTGGGCATCGCGGCGTCGGTCGTCGCGATCATGTATCGGATCAGCCGGCCGAACTTCGCCATCCTGGGGCATCTTCCCGGTACACGTTCGTTTCGGGACCTCAACCTGTACCCGGAGGCGCGTGAGGTCGAAGGGGTGCTCGTTCTCCGTGTGGACGCCTCGTTTTCCTATGCCAACGCGGATTTCCTGAAGGATCTGATCCTCGAGAAGTGCGACCCGGTGTCGAACAGGGTCCGAGGCGTCGTGATCGACGCCAGTTCGGTGAACGACCTGGACACGACGGCCGTAACGGCGCTGTTCAGCATCGTCGACAACCTCGCGAAACACCACATCGCCCTGTATTTCGCCGGGATACACGGATCCGTAGAGGGCGTCCTGCGCCGCTCGGGTCTGGCGGACCGACTCGGGGCGGATAGGATCTTCCTGAGCCCCTACCGGGCCGTGCGCCACATCCAGGGTCTGCCGGAAATCGAACTCGGGCCCAAAGAAGCGGCGTCGCTGGTTTATGAGGATTGA
- a CDS encoding solute carrier family 26 protein, with protein MSFALRQYLPSLTWLPSYGKDQLGGDLTAGLTVGVMLIPQGMAYALIAGLPPIYGLYASLAPLIVYAFFGTSRQLAVGPVAMISLLVAAGITPLAGGDAARHIELALVLAVMVGLFQFVLGLARFGFLSNFMSHSVLTGFTAAAALIIGLSQLKHLLGVPLSGSSNIFQILGEAWGSAAEVHLLTVVIGLTSIALVWILRKRRPRWPGGLAAVALSTLVVWGFHLADAGVRVVGDIPGGLPGLAFPVPSLDTFRALLPTALTITLIGFTESIAVAKVYATKNRYEVDANQELVALGLANLIGGFLMAYPTTGGFSRTAVNAQAGARTNLAAVFSAGLIGLTLLFLTPLFYYMPQAVLAAVVMVAVIGLIDFKEVQFLWRADRRDLVLMAITFGATLWLGIEEGILVGVVSSLAMVLHEGSNPHTAVMGRIPGSDVFRNILRHPNAIVQAGVVIFRMDANLYFFNAGYLRERINTIVASDPALHTLILDAYPVNQIDASGIHALREVLETLRRQNIRLLVSGVKGPVMDKLQASGLAEAIGVAHFFMEPGPAAAFACPNDAPAIQPYPQFTN; from the coding sequence ATGTCTTTTGCGTTACGCCAATATCTGCCTTCTCTGACGTGGCTACCCTCCTACGGGAAGGACCAGCTCGGGGGAGACCTGACGGCCGGGTTGACGGTGGGCGTTATGCTGATACCCCAGGGCATGGCGTATGCCCTGATCGCCGGCTTGCCGCCGATCTACGGGCTGTACGCGTCGCTCGCGCCGCTGATCGTGTATGCGTTTTTCGGGACTTCGCGGCAGCTGGCGGTCGGGCCAGTCGCGATGATCTCGTTGCTGGTGGCGGCCGGCATCACGCCGCTCGCCGGCGGCGATGCCGCCCGCCACATCGAACTCGCCCTGGTGCTCGCCGTCATGGTCGGGCTGTTCCAGTTCGTGTTGGGGCTGGCCCGCTTCGGGTTCCTGTCGAATTTCATGTCCCACTCGGTGTTGACCGGGTTTACGGCGGCGGCGGCGCTCATCATCGGGCTCAGCCAGCTGAAGCACTTGCTGGGTGTCCCCCTCAGCGGCTCGAGTAACATCTTCCAGATCCTCGGCGAAGCCTGGGGGTCGGCCGCCGAGGTGCACCTTCTGACGGTCGTCATTGGGCTAACAAGCATCGCGCTGGTCTGGATACTGCGCAAGCGGCGTCCCCGGTGGCCGGGCGGGCTGGCTGCCGTGGCGCTCAGCACCCTGGTCGTCTGGGGATTCCACCTGGCCGATGCCGGCGTGCGCGTCGTAGGCGACATTCCCGGCGGCCTCCCGGGCCTGGCCTTCCCCGTGCCCTCGCTCGACACTTTTCGCGCCCTGTTACCCACGGCGCTCACGATCACCTTGATCGGCTTCACCGAGTCCATCGCGGTCGCCAAGGTCTACGCGACCAAGAACCGATACGAAGTGGACGCCAACCAGGAGTTGGTGGCACTCGGCCTGGCCAACCTCATCGGCGGATTCCTGATGGCGTACCCGACGACGGGTGGATTCTCGCGTACGGCCGTGAACGCCCAGGCCGGCGCACGGACCAACCTGGCGGCCGTATTCAGCGCCGGCTTGATCGGGCTCACGCTCCTCTTCCTCACCCCGCTCTTTTATTACATGCCCCAGGCCGTGCTCGCCGCCGTCGTCATGGTGGCGGTGATCGGTTTGATCGACTTCAAAGAGGTGCAGTTTCTCTGGCGCGCCGATCGGCGCGACCTGGTGTTGATGGCGATCACCTTCGGCGCCACCCTCTGGCTGGGGATCGAAGAGGGCATCCTGGTAGGCGTTGTCAGTTCGCTCGCGATGGTGTTGCACGAGGGCAGCAATCCCCACACCGCCGTCATGGGCCGTATCCCCGGCTCGGACGTGTTTCGCAACATCCTGCGGCACCCGAACGCCATCGTGCAGGCCGGCGTGGTCATCTTTCGGATGGATGCCAACCTCTACTTCTTCAACGCCGGCTACCTGCGCGAACGGATCAATACCATCGTCGCCTCCGACCCGGCCTTGCACACCCTCATCCTCGACGCTTACCCCGTCAACCAGATCGACGCCAGCGGCATCCATGCCCTCCGCGAGGTGCTGGAGACCCTGCGCCGGCAGAACATCCGGCTGCTGGTGAGCGGCGTGAAGGGCCCGGTGATGGATAAGCTCCAGGCTTCGGGCCTCGCGGAGGCCATCGGCGTCGCGCACTTTTTTATGGAGCCGGGACCCGCCGCGGCGTTTGCATGCCCCAATGACGCGCCGGCCATCCAGCCCTATCCTCAGTTCACCAACTAA
- a CDS encoding MBL fold metallo-hydrolase: protein MFFRQLFEPNLAQYSYLIGCQRTGEALVIDPMRDIDRYIDVAASEDLRIVAVAETHIHADYLSGAREMAERLGVALYLSDEGDANWKYLWAQRGGYDFRPVKHKDRFKIGNIQFEVVHTAGHTPEHISFLVTDLGGGADEPMGMVTGDFVFVGDLGRPDLLESAAGQAGAMEPSARRLYASVQDFLDLPDYLQIWPGHGAGSACGKALGAVPESTVGYERRFNASILAAREGEDVFVERILDGQPEPPMYFARMKHENKNGPRILGSLPHPKALSAAELQVLVGRTDVVVLDTRADATAFMKGHLDGSIYAPIGKTMNTIAGSYVTPEQPIYLIVEDPKDIQDAVLNLVRIGLDAIEGYAPASALASLDLVATPTVETRALESVRQQPHTRVLDVRRLAEYEEGHVPGAINIAHTRLLLRSSELDKSGTYLVYCRSGARAAAATSLLDRLGFDVVYVDGMYADWASHHREEKGKSVEAVS, encoded by the coding sequence ATGTTTTTCCGCCAGCTTTTCGAACCCAACCTCGCCCAGTACAGCTACCTCATCGGATGCCAGCGTACCGGCGAAGCCCTTGTGATCGACCCGATGCGGGACATCGATCGCTACATCGACGTCGCCGCCTCGGAAGACCTCCGGATTGTCGCGGTGGCGGAAACCCACATCCATGCGGATTACCTCTCCGGCGCCCGCGAGATGGCCGAGCGCCTGGGCGTGGCCCTGTACCTGTCCGATGAAGGCGACGCCAACTGGAAATACCTCTGGGCGCAGCGCGGGGGCTACGATTTCCGCCCGGTGAAGCACAAGGACCGGTTCAAGATCGGCAACATCCAGTTTGAGGTGGTGCATACCGCCGGCCACACGCCGGAGCATATCAGCTTCCTGGTCACCGATCTCGGCGGCGGCGCCGACGAGCCGATGGGCATGGTCACGGGCGACTTTGTATTCGTGGGCGACCTGGGCCGGCCGGACCTCCTCGAGTCGGCCGCCGGCCAGGCCGGCGCCATGGAGCCCTCCGCCCGCCGGCTGTATGCCTCGGTGCAGGACTTCCTCGATCTGCCCGACTACCTCCAGATCTGGCCGGGCCACGGCGCCGGCAGCGCCTGCGGCAAGGCCCTGGGCGCCGTGCCGGAGTCGACCGTGGGCTATGAGCGCCGCTTCAACGCCTCCATCCTGGCCGCCCGCGAAGGGGAAGATGTCTTCGTAGAGCGCATCCTGGACGGCCAGCCCGAGCCGCCGATGTACTTCGCCCGGATGAAACACGAAAACAAAAACGGGCCTCGTATTCTGGGCAGCCTGCCGCATCCGAAGGCGCTGAGCGCGGCGGAGCTCCAGGTGCTCGTCGGCCGCACCGATGTCGTGGTGCTCGACACCCGGGCCGACGCAACGGCCTTCATGAAGGGGCATCTGGACGGCTCGATTTACGCCCCGATCGGAAAAACGATGAATACCATTGCCGGCTCCTACGTCACCCCGGAGCAGCCGATCTACCTGATCGTGGAGGACCCGAAGGATATCCAGGATGCCGTGCTGAACCTCGTCCGTATCGGGCTCGACGCGATCGAGGGCTACGCCCCTGCTTCCGCACTGGCCTCACTGGACCTCGTCGCCACGCCGACGGTCGAAACCCGGGCCCTCGAATCGGTCCGCCAACAGCCCCATACCCGCGTGCTGGATGTCCGCCGGCTCGCCGAATACGAAGAGGGCCACGTGCCGGGCGCGATCAACATCGCCCACACGCGCCTACTCCTCCGCAGCAGTGAATTGGATAAGAGCGGCACCTACCTGGTGTACTGCCGGAGCGGCGCCCGCGCCGCGGCCGCAACATCGCTGCTGGACCGCCTCGGATTCGATGTCGTATATGTTGATGGGATGTACGCCGACTGGGCATCGCACCACCGAGAAGAAAAAGGAAAATCCGTAGAAGCCGTATCGTAG